A stretch of Deferribacter autotrophicus DNA encodes these proteins:
- a CDS encoding phage tail protein: MVWGSLGSIIFEVHKTPNKGSFIRKHRFDYARITTFQKPKVQYLRENLEEIEFEMRFYFYSGIDPLMESKKLLDEARKKEPLTLMVGDNVIGRFVIEEVEETYKITDNKGNLIDMGVKVRLLEYV, from the coding sequence ATGGTGTGGGGTTCGCTTGGAAGTATCATTTTTGAAGTTCATAAGACGCCTAATAAAGGCAGTTTTATCAGAAAACACAGGTTTGATTATGCAAGAATAACCACTTTCCAAAAACCAAAGGTTCAGTATTTACGGGAGAACCTTGAGGAAATAGAGTTTGAAATGAGATTTTATTTTTATTCAGGTATAGACCCTTTGATGGAATCTAAAAAGCTGCTTGATGAAGCAAGAAAAAAAGAGCCTTTGACCTTGATGGTGGGCGATAATGTTATAGGGCGATTTGTGATTGAGGAGGTCGAGGAAACTTACAAAATAACAGACAATAAGGGTAATTTGATAGATATGGGCGTAAAAGTGAGATTGCTGGAGTATGTATAA
- a CDS encoding GPW/gp25 family protein — protein MVVELTNESAPISFGVSGIDEIAQNVRMILNTRKGSVPLDRDFGLSWSVVDLPNTRFLQKLKMEVVQQVEKYEPRVKVREVSIYPDELVLDGVCKIKLKIEVISL, from the coding sequence ATGGTGGTTGAGTTGACAAACGAATCTGCTCCAATCAGTTTTGGTGTAAGTGGCATTGACGAAATAGCGCAAAATGTCAGAATGATTTTAAACACGAGAAAAGGCTCTGTGCCGCTTGATAGAGATTTTGGTCTTAGTTGGAGTGTAGTAGATTTGCCAAACACCCGTTTTTTGCAAAAATTAAAAATGGAAGTGGTGCAACAGGTTGAAAAGTATGAGCCAAGAGTAAAAGTGCGTGAAGTGTCCATTTATCCTGATGAATTGGTCTTAGATGGTGTTTGTAAAATTAAATTAAAAATAGAGGTTATTTCCCTTTAA
- a CDS encoding D-Ala-D-Ala carboxypeptidase family metallohydrolase — translation MQLEHFSLDEFKCKHCGKVLMKEEFLSMLDKARDLADVPFVITSGYRCEKHNRNVGGTPNSSHIKGYAADIATRNSADRFKIVFGLIMAGFRRIGIGEDFVHVDNDPEKPSGVVWTYYKKKK, via the coding sequence ATGCAGCTTGAACACTTTAGTCTTGATGAGTTCAAATGTAAGCATTGCGGAAAAGTTCTGATGAAAGAAGAATTTTTAAGTATGCTTGATAAAGCAAGAGATCTAGCTGACGTGCCTTTTGTGATTACAAGCGGCTATAGATGCGAGAAGCACAACAGAAATGTTGGTGGCACACCAAATTCATCTCATATAAAAGGCTATGCTGCTGATATTGCGACTAGAAACAGTGCCGATAGATTCAAGATTGTTTTTGGACTCATCATGGCCGGTTTTAGAAGAATTGGGATTGGGGAAGATTTTGTTCATGTTGACAATGATCCTGAAAAACCATCAGGAGTAGTCTGGACTTACTATAAGAAAAAGAAGTGA
- a CDS encoding 3TM-type holin — MPILATLLPAAISAVKGLLKEKSPELANAVEKIIETPEAKLKLEELAIEKLKLEQNIEKWELEDRQSARELAKVDMASDSWLSKNVRPLILIFLTGMFVVAFFMSSQNKYEMEMINTFKSLLAWVYTFYFGGRSVEKVIKILKG; from the coding sequence ATGCCCATATTAGCTACACTTTTACCTGCTGCTATATCTGCAGTGAAAGGATTGTTGAAAGAGAAGTCTCCTGAACTTGCTAATGCTGTGGAAAAGATAATCGAAACACCGGAAGCCAAATTGAAATTAGAAGAGCTTGCAATAGAAAAACTCAAGCTTGAACAAAATATAGAAAAATGGGAGCTTGAAGATAGACAAAGTGCAAGGGAGCTTGCAAAAGTTGATATGGCAAGCGACTCATGGCTGTCGAAAAACGTAAGACCGTTAATACTTATATTTTTAACAGGAATGTTTGTGGTGGCGTTCTTTATGTCTTCTCAAAATAAATATGAAATGGAAATGATAAACACCTTTAAAAGCCTGTTAGCATGGGTTTACACTTTTTATTTCGGTGGCCGTAGCGTCGAAAAAGTTATTAAAATCCTTAAAGGATAA